From one Musa acuminata AAA Group cultivar baxijiao chromosome BXJ2-6, Cavendish_Baxijiao_AAA, whole genome shotgun sequence genomic stretch:
- the LOC135613586 gene encoding uncharacterized protein LOC135613586, with protein MRINADLICASVTRSQTTTESSDPTRSAEVEGDVGRSSPIPYDSSTVKIGSELPERERKQLVSLLRENADIFAWSPSDMMGVDSEVAQHRLNISPDARPVKQKPRRQAPDRQLAIRGEVGRLLAAGFIEEASLNNACPKDCYPLPKVDQLVDATAGHARLSFMDAFSGYNQIRMVPEDQEHTAFLTDQGVYFYKVMPFGLKNAGATYQRTVNKMFAHQIGRNMEVYVDDMIVKSQEAGAHLADLTEAFATLRKFGMRLNPAKCAFGVTSGKFLGFIIHERGIDANPEKVQAIIDMQSPRTIKDLQRLNGRLFVMSHFLARSGDRCLPFFRALKSPKNFQWTAECEEAFKQIKQNLANLPRLASVSPGEKLGLYLAASQHAAHPVEVITDQPLRQVLSKFDVAGWLLKWAVELGEHDIRYVPRTAIKVQSVADFITKLTQVADGDLVQPPEAWVLHVDGSANSKGAGAGLVLLAPDGRLFERSLRFGFQATNNEAEYEALLAGLRLALEMQVATIHVLTDSQLVAEQLSGGYEARDPTMAKYLAQVRNLTAKFPHFTLYNISREENGPADALARLASRPASEARPEVEVLPARAIEIAAAASGSMPTTWVQELLRFKRDGTLPPDEVAARHLRRTHAWYSEWGLDLLGPFPPAAGQRKYIIVGVDYFTKWVEAELLATIAERQIEKFVWRNLVTRFGLPKTIITDNGPQFASRRF; from the exons ATGCGTATTAACGCCGACTTGATATGCGCCAGCGTCACCCGCTCCCAGACAACGACTGAATCGTCTGACCCCACGCGCTCGGCCGAGGTAGAGGGGGACGTCGgccgaagctcgcccataccctacgacagttcg ACGGTCAAGATCGGTTCGGAGCTGCCCGAGCGGGAACGAAAGCAGCTCGTCAGCCTCCTGCGGGaaaacgccgacatcttcgcctggtccccatctGATATGATGGGCGTCGATTCGGAGGTTGCACAACATCGCCTCAACATTTCGCCTGATGCTCGCCCGGTAAAACAGAAACCCAGACGGCAGGCCCCTGATCGGCAACTCGCCATACGAGGAGAAGTGGGCCGACTCTTAgcggcaggcttcatagaagaagccag tctcaacaatgcatgcccaaaagactgctacccccttccaaaggtcgaccagttggtcgacgcgACGGCTGGACACGCCCGCCTCTCctttatggacgccttctcgggATACAACCAAATCAGAATGGTGCCCGAAGACCAAGAGCATACAGCCTTTCTCACCGACCAAGGGGTATACTTTTACAAGGTCATGCCTTTCGGGTTAAAAAATGCTGGGGCAACATACCAGAGAACAGTGAACAAAatgttcgcccatcagatcgggcggaacatggaagtttacgtggacgacatgattgtaaaaagccaaGAGGCGGGAGCCCACCTTGCCGACCTGACTGAGGCATTCGCCACactgcgcaagttcggcatgcgactcaaccccgcgAAGTGTGCTTTTGGCGTCACCTCGgggaagttcctcgggttcatcattcacgaaagaggaattgacgccaacccagagAAGGTCCAGGCAATCATCGACATGCAGTCGCCTCGGACGATTAAAGACCTGCAGCGCCTCAACGGGAGGCTCTTCGTCATGTCTCATTTCCTCGCCcggtcgggcgatcgctgcctccccttcttcagggcgctAAAGAGCCCGAAGAATTTTCAGTGGACGGcggagtgcgaggaagccttcaaacaaataaagcagaacttggccaacctcccccggcTTGCATCAGTTTCTCCCGGCGAGAAGCTGGGCCTCTACCTGGCTGCCTCCCAGCACGCA gctcacccggtggaggtcatcaccgaccaaccgctTCGGCAAGTCttatctaaatttgatgttgcagggtggctcctcaaatgggcggtggaactcggcgaacatgacatacgatacgtgcccaggaccgccattAAAGTCCAGTCTGTGGCCGACTTCATCACTAAATTAACCCAGGTCGCAGACGGGGATCTCGTTCAACCTCCCGAAGCATGGGTCCTACACGTGGACGGATCGGCCAATTCAAAGGGTGCCGGCGCAGGGCTTGTGCTGCTAGCTCCCGACGGACGCTtgttcgagcgctccctccgcttcgggttccaagCCACCAATAACGAGGCGGAATATGAGGCGCTCCTGgcaggactcaggttggccctcgaaATGCAAGTGGCTAccatacacgtcctcaccgactcgcagctggtagccgagcaactcagcggcggatacgaggctcgggacccAACCATGGCAAAGTACCTAGCACAGGTGAGGAACCTAACCGCCAAATTCCCTCATTTTACATTATATAATATTTCGAGGGAAGAGAACGGGCCGGCCGACGCGCTAGCTAGGCTGGCGTCAAGGCCGGCCTCTGAAGCCCGGCCCGAGGTCGAGGTGCTCCCCGCCCGTGCCATAGAAATAGCAGCTGCGGCCTCAGGCAGCATGCCGACCACATGGGTACAGGAGCTACTACGCTTTAAACGAGACGGGACCCTTCCTCCCGACGAGGTTGCGGCTCGGCACCTGCGTCGTACGCATGCGTGGTACTCCGAG tggggtttggacctgctCGGACCCTTCCCGCCAGCCGCAGGtcagcggaagtacatcatcgtgggagtggattaTTTCACGAAGTGGGTTGAGGCCGAACTGTTGGCGACGATAGCGGAGCGTCAAATTGAAAAGTTCGTGTGGAGGAACCTGGTGACCCGGTTCGGCctgcccaaaaccatcattacTGATAACGGGCCTCAGTTCGCCAGTAGAAGATTCTAG
- the LOC135613587 gene encoding probable nucleoredoxin 1-1: MAAEKWHYNVVSLLSGTERDFLIRNNGEKVAISSLDGKKFGLFLSDNCYERIVTDDLIKVYNQLSSEGRDFEIVFVSCDSCEETFNRYFSDMPWLAVPFADSDTRERLHDHFGSFEEYYPAQLVIYDAAIGMVVNEEGLRAVAKYGVNGYPFTVKRFYELEAAAKKERSLRSLLVSQSRDYLISNDGSKVIDDLLVGRELNYILDPPAYYHHLIYAKLKQVAVSDLEGKIVAFYFWINIPDKYGGPDKLTLVLAEIYRKLKEAGESFEVVLVPLEDNKSSYEQGLASMPWLAIPFEDEGCEKLVRYFELWPFQLPTVLVIGADGKIMLKNYDRLISKYGVLAWEAFPFSKEQLDLLPEKAKAAQTLESLLVAGDLDYVIGKEGLKVPVKELVGKTILFFFAMIESFQCQKFLPMLIEAYHKIKRMDSAFEVIFVRMGYMDSGAFEFFLRMPWLAVPVDDERIGSLKNSLEAHYVNTLVVIGPTGQTITENAATSLKMYGADAYPFSEERIKEVEMAQTLESLLVAGDLDYVIGKEGLKVPVKELVGKTILLFFSIRRSGTCRGFVPHLIEEYHKIKRMDSAFEVVNISMDKDQDSFDQFFSGMPWLSLPFGDERKKSLERTFGVDIPYPSLVAIGPTGRTITRNAMYSLATHGADAYPFSEERIKELDQKIDEMAKGWPEKRKHEQHKHGKLEWSCLHGLYRCGDCHKIGSGWCYLCSMCGFGLHPKCAPKEEKKEEEEHDEGSECDGEVYNDFEDSEDSEDYEDSEDSE; this comes from the exons ATGGCAGCGGAGAAGTGGCATTACAATGTGGTGTCGCTGCTCTCCGGAACGGAGAGGGACTTTCTCATCCGTAACAATGGCGAGAAG GTAGCCATCAGCAGTCTTGACGGGAAAAAGTTTGGTCTCTTCTTGTCGGACAACTGTTACGAAAGAATCGTCACTGATGATCTGATCAAAGTATACAATCAGCTGTCCTCGGAGGGCCGCGATTTCGAGATTGTCTTCGTGTCATGTGATTCATGCGAGGAGACCTTCAATAGGTACTTCTCAGATATGCCATGGTTGGCAGTCCCATTTGCGGACTCCGACACACGCGAAAGGCTACATGATCATTTCGGCAGTTTCGAGGAGTATTATCCCGCTCAGCTTGTCATCTATGATGCCGCTATTGGCATGGTCGTTAACGAAGAAGGTCTCCGAGCTGTGGCAAAATATGGTGTAAACGGGTATCCATTTACTGTTAAGAGGTTCTACGAGTTGGAGGCGGCTGCTAAGAAGGAACGGAGTCTTCGAAGTCTGTTGGTTTCGCAGTCCCGGGACTACTTGATCTCCAATGATGGATCCAAGGTAATCGATGATCTCCTTGTAGGAAGAGAATTAAACTACATTCTTGATCCGCCAGCTTACTACCACCATCTAATCTACGCTAAATTGAAGCAGGTTGCCGTGTCGGATCTCGAAGGAAAGATTGTGGCTTTTTACTTCTGGATTAATATTCCTGATAAATACGGCGGTCCCGATAAGTTGACTCTGGTGCTGGCTGAAATCTATAGGAAGCTTAAGGAAGCCGGGGAGAGCTTCGAAGTTGTGCTGGTGCCATTAGAGGATAATAAATCATCCTATGAACAAGGCCTGGCAAGCATGCCATGGCTCGCGATTCCTTTCGAAGACGAGGGCTGTGAGAAGCTTGTCCGCTACTTTGAGCTCTGGCCCTTCCAATTACCAACCGTGCTTGTGATCGGTGCCGATGGGAAGATTATGCTTAAAAATTACGATAGGCTCATCTCCAAGTATGGAGTTTTAGCATGGGAAGCATTCCCGTTCTCTAAGGAGCAACTGGATTTATTGCCAGAGAAGGCAAAGGCCGCACAAACACTGGAATCTCTTCTTGTTGCTGGGGACCTCGattatgtcattgggaaagaagGCTTGAAG GTTCCAGTGAAGGAGCTTGTTGGCAAGaccatcctcttcttctttgctATGATTGAATCGTTTCAATGCCAGAAATTTCTTCCCATGCTGATCGAGGCATATCACAAGATCAAGCGCATGGACAGTGCTTTCGAGGTGATCTTCGTCCGTATGGGCTATATGGATTCGGGTGCTTTCGAGTTCTTCTTACGCATGCCTTGGTTGGCGGTGCCGGTGGATGATGAGAGAATAGGATCGTTGAAGAACAGTTTAGAAGCTCATTACGTCAACACCCTGGTTGTCATTGGTCCTACAGGTCAAACGATCACAGAGAACGCCGCAACTTCGTTGAAGATGTATGGAGCCGATGCCTACCCGTTCAGTGAAGAGAGGATCAAGGAGGTAGAGATGGCACAGACACTGGAATCTCTTCTTGTTGCTGGGGACCTCGATTATGTTATTGGGAAAGAAGGGTTGAAG GTTCCGGTGAAGGAGCTCGTTGGCAAGaccatcctcctcttcttctcgatTCGTAGGTCCGGTACATGTCGCGGATTTGTTCCCCATCTGATCGAGGAGTATCACAAGATCAAGCGCATGGATAGTGCTTTCGAGGTGGTCAACATCTCGATGGACAAAGATCAGGATTCCTTTGATCAGTTTTTCTCTGGCATGCCATGGTTGTCGCTGCCGTTCGGTGATGAGAGGAAGAAATCTTTGGAACGCACTTTCGGAGTCGATATCCCCTACCCCTCCCTGGTTGCCATTGGTCCTACAGGTCGAACTATCACAAGGAACGCCATGTATTCGTTGGCGACCCATGGAGCCGATGCCTACCCGTTCAGCGAAGAGAGGATCAAGGAGTTGGACCAGAAGATAGACGAGATGGCAAAGGGATGGCCTGAGAAGAGGAAGCATGAGCAACACAAGCATGGGAAGTTGGAGTGGAGCTGCCTGCACGGCCTGTATAGGTGTGGTGACTGCCACAAGATTGGAAGTGGATGGTGCTACTTGTGCTCCATGTGCGGTTTCGGTCTCCACCCCAAATGTGCaccgaaggaggagaagaaggaggaggaagaacatGATGAAGGATCTGAGTGTGATGGAGAGGTTTACAACGATTTCGAAGATTCTGAAGATTCCGAAGATTATGAAGATTCTGAAGATTCTGAATAA
- the LOC135584627 gene encoding 14-3-3-like protein has translation MSPADSSREDNVYMAKLAEQAERYEEMVEFMEKVAKTVDVEELTVEERNLLSVAYKNVIGARRASWRIISSIEQKEESRGNEDHVSVIREYRGKIETELSKICDGILKLLDSHLIPSSAAAESKVFYLKMKGDYHRYLAEFKTGTERKEAAESTLVSYKSAQDIALAELAPTHPIRLGLALNFSVFYYEIVNSPDRACRLAKQAFDEAISELDTLSEESYKDSTLIMQLLRDNLTLWTSDITEDAGEEIKEAPKRESEEGQ, from the exons ATGTCTCCGGCTGATTCATCCCGTGAGGACAATGTATACATGGCCAAGCTGGCTGAGCAGGCAGAACGCTACGAGGAGATGGTGGAGTTCATGGAGAAGGTTGCGAAGACAGTGGACGTCGAGGAGCTCACTGTAGAGGAGCGCAACCTCCTCTCTGTGGCTTACAAGAATGTCATCGGGGCTCGCCGAGCCTCGTGGCGCATCATCTCCTCGATCGAGCAGAAGGAAGAGAGCCGTGGGAATGAGGATCATGTTTCGGTGATCAGGGAGTATCGTGGCAagatcgagactgagctcagtaaGATCTGCGATGGCATCCTCAAGTTGCTCGATTCCCATCTGATTCCTTCTTCCGCTGCTGCCGAGTCCAAGGTGTTTTACCTAAAGATGAAGGGCGATTACCACAG GTACCTTGCGGAGTTTAAGACCGGAACCGAGAGGAAGGAGGCTGCAGAGAGTACGCTGGTATCCTATAAATCTGCTCAG GATATTGCCCTGGCTGAACTTGCTCCGACTCATCCTATTAGGTTGGGGCTGGCACTAAACTTCTCTGTATTCTATTATGAAATTGTAAACTCACCTGATCGTGCTTGCAGGCTTGCAAAACAG GCTTTTGATGAGGCCATCTCGGAGTTGGACACTCTGAGCGAGGAATCTTACAAAGACAGCACATTGATCATGCAGCTTCTTCGCGACAACTTGACCTTATGGACCTCTGACATAACT GAGGATGCTGGGGAGGAGATCAAAGAGGCCCCAAAGCGCGAATCTGAGGAAGGACAGTAA
- the LOC103975042 gene encoding uncharacterized protein At1g66480, which yields MGNYLSGKKRIIKVMKVDGTTLKLKPPVNAESVLRDFPGYDLLESEEVKRVGVQARPLAPDAPLRSGKLYFLVELPRVPDQRAPRRAWSGPMHLSAKERLESLMLTRRTMSDILVTGNTTSAAVEAEEGKDGTIRLKMRLPKAEMEKLIRESKTATEAAAKIAELCMVKDGGATKMPQLRTPAVGTGRKERRARFAAMPDEIIT from the exons atgggGAATTACTTGAGCGGGAAGAAGAGAATCATCAAGGTGATGAAGGTAGATGGCACCACCTTGAAGCTGAAGCCTCCAGTTAACGCCGAGAGCGTGCTGCGGGATTTCCCGGGCTACGACCTCCTCGAGTCGGAGGAGGTGAAGCGGGTCGGGGTGCAAGCCCGGCCGCTTGCTCCGGATGCGCCGTTGCGCTCGGGGAAGCTCTACTTTCTTGTGGAGCTGCCCCGGGTTCCGGACCAGCGAGCTCCCCGGAGGGCCTGGTCGGGGCCGATGCACCTGAGCGCCAAGGAGCGGCTGGAGAGCCTCATGCTAACGCGTCGGACCATGTCGGACATCTTAGTGACAGGAAATACGACGTCAGCGGCGGTCGAGGCAGAGGAGGGTAAGGATGGCACCATCCGCCTCAAGATGAGGCTTCCGAAGGCTGAAATGGAGAAGCTGATACGGGAGAGCAAGACTGCCACCGAGGCGGCTGCGAAGATTGCGGAGCTATGTATGGTGAAGGATGGCGGCGCCACCAAGATGCCCCAGCTGCGGACACCGGCTGTGGGAACCGGACGGAAGGAG AGACGAGCAAGGTTTGCTGCCATGCCAGATGAGATCATTACCTAG
- the LOC103992454 gene encoding uncharacterized protein LOC103992454 isoform X2 yields MQSWRHRERVRGDPEQKQPQTPAMKEVKQPRRQQTAAMEDASAELERRSQYLTSLIQRARVRAEDDVEEKSGRLEAERQRGVDKKGTGDRGSREGAEETQDVRVRAADMPVALQERAFQCAREVLDSMPKLDNKRLALTLNKEFDSLYGPAWHCIVGRSFGSYVTHTLGGFLYFSIDKQQQLLLAW; encoded by the exons ATGCAAAGCTGGAGACACAGGGAGAGGGTCCGAGGCGACCCAGAACAAAAGCAGCCCCAAACCCCGGCGATGAAGGAAGTGAAGCAGCCGCGGCGGCAGCAGACGGCGGCCATGGAAGATGCGTCAGCGGAGCTCGAGCGGCGGAGCCAGTACCTCACCTCCCTCATCCAACGTGCCAGGGTCAGGGCTGAGGACGACGTGGAGGAGAAATCTGGGCGACTTGAAGCAGAGCGGCAGCGAGGGGTGGATAAGAAGGGAACCGGCGATCGGGGGAGCAGGGAGGGCGCTGAGGAGACGCAGGACGTGCGGGTCAGGGCCGCCGACATGCCCGTTGCGCTGCAGGAGCGGGCGTTCCAGTGCGCCCGCGAGGTGCTCGACTCGATGCCCAAGCTCGATAACAAGCGCCTCGCCCTCACCCTCAATAAG GAATTCGACTCATTGTATGGTCCAGCTTGGCACTGTATTGTGGGGAGAAGCTTTGGTTCATATGTCACACATACTTTGGGAGGTTTCTTGTACTTCTCCATCGATAAG CAACAGCAGCTGCTATTGGCATGGTAA
- the LOC103992454 gene encoding dynein 11 kDa light chain, flagellar outer arm isoform X1: MQSWRHRERVRGDPEQKQPQTPAMKEVKQPRRQQTAAMEDASAELERRSQYLTSLIQRARVRAEDDVEEKSGRLEAERQRGVDKKGTGDRGSREGAEETQDVRVRAADMPVALQERAFQCAREVLDSMPKLDNKRLALTLNKEFDSLYGPAWHCIVGRSFGSYVTHTLGGFLYFSIDKVCILLFRTAVKTLGH, encoded by the exons ATGCAAAGCTGGAGACACAGGGAGAGGGTCCGAGGCGACCCAGAACAAAAGCAGCCCCAAACCCCGGCGATGAAGGAAGTGAAGCAGCCGCGGCGGCAGCAGACGGCGGCCATGGAAGATGCGTCAGCGGAGCTCGAGCGGCGGAGCCAGTACCTCACCTCCCTCATCCAACGTGCCAGGGTCAGGGCTGAGGACGACGTGGAGGAGAAATCTGGGCGACTTGAAGCAGAGCGGCAGCGAGGGGTGGATAAGAAGGGAACCGGCGATCGGGGGAGCAGGGAGGGCGCTGAGGAGACGCAGGACGTGCGGGTCAGGGCCGCCGACATGCCCGTTGCGCTGCAGGAGCGGGCGTTCCAGTGCGCCCGCGAGGTGCTCGACTCGATGCCCAAGCTCGATAACAAGCGCCTCGCCCTCACCCTCAATAAG GAATTCGACTCATTGTATGGTCCAGCTTGGCACTGTATTGTGGGGAGAAGCTTTGGTTCATATGTCACACATACTTTGGGAGGTTTCTTGTACTTCTCCATCGATAAGGTCTGCATACTTCTCTTTAGGACAGCTGTTAAGACATTGGGCCATTAA